A genomic window from Microbispora sp. ZYX-F-249 includes:
- a CDS encoding sulfite exporter TauE/SafE family protein, translated as MFVDVLGLAGIGLIAGIVSTVVSLASIVSYPALLAFGLPPLTANVTNTVALLFTGVGAAAGSRPELAGQGRLLARLGLATALGGATGAALLLVTPSRTFEAVAPCLIAGASLLLLLRPPRPGRVHLGGEKGLALRVGAFCVAVYTGYFGAAGGIMMFAVLAAALDRPAAGVNAVKNVVGAFANAVAAVWFALFGPVDWAAVGPLAAGFLVGGWLGPAVARRLPGDTLRLAAALCGLAVAVKLGVDAYGG; from the coding sequence GTGTTTGTCGACGTACTCGGGTTGGCCGGGATCGGCCTGATCGCCGGGATCGTCAGCACGGTCGTGAGCCTGGCGTCGATCGTGTCGTACCCCGCGCTGCTGGCCTTCGGCCTGCCGCCGCTCACCGCGAACGTCACCAACACGGTCGCGCTGCTGTTCACCGGAGTGGGGGCGGCGGCCGGCTCGCGGCCGGAACTGGCGGGGCAGGGGCGTCTCCTCGCCCGGCTCGGCCTCGCCACCGCGCTGGGCGGGGCGACGGGCGCGGCGCTGCTGCTGGTCACGCCGTCGCGGACGTTCGAGGCGGTCGCCCCATGCTTGATCGCGGGCGCCTCGCTGCTGCTGTTGCTGCGCCCGCCCCGCCCCGGACGGGTGCACCTCGGCGGGGAGAAGGGCCTGGCCCTGCGGGTGGGCGCCTTCTGCGTCGCCGTCTACACCGGCTACTTCGGCGCGGCCGGCGGCATCATGATGTTCGCCGTGCTCGCCGCGGCGCTCGACCGCCCCGCGGCCGGGGTCAACGCGGTCAAGAACGTCGTGGGAGCGTTCGCCAACGCCGTCGCGGCCGTCTGGTTCGCCCTGTTCGGGCCGGTCGACTGGGCGGCGGTCGGCCCTCTGGCGGCGGGGTTCCTCGTGGGCGGCTGGCTCGGCCCGGCGGTCGCCCGCCGCCTGCCCGGCGACACGCTGCGCCTCGCCGCGGCCCTCTGCGGACTCGCGGTCGCGGTCAAGCTGGGCGTCGACGCGTACGGCGGCTGA